The following proteins are encoded in a genomic region of Verrucomicrobiia bacterium:
- the rpsM gene encoding 30S ribosomal protein S13: MARIAGVDLPKDKRVEIGLRYLFGIGPTTARQILKKTGVNPDTRVNALSEEEIAKLRAVIESEYKVEGALRAEISQNIKRLVDIGSYRGLRHRRGLPVRGQRTKTNARTRKGPRKTVGGMKKPPPGPT, encoded by the coding sequence ATGGCCCGCATCGCCGGCGTCGATTTGCCCAAGGATAAACGGGTGGAAATCGGGTTGCGCTATCTGTTCGGCATCGGCCCGACCACCGCGCGGCAGATTTTGAAAAAAACGGGGGTCAACCCGGACACCCGGGTCAACGCCCTCTCGGAAGAGGAGATTGCCAAGCTTCGCGCGGTCATCGAGTCCGAATACAAGGTGGAAGGGGCCTTGCGGGCGGAAATTTCGCAGAACATCAAACGGCTGGTGGACATCGGTTCCTACCGCGGATTGCGCCACCGCCGGGGTCTTCCCGTGCGCGGACAACGAACCAAGACCAATGCCCGCACCCGCAAAGGGCCGCGCAAAACGGTCGGCGGAATGAAAAAACCGCCTCCGGGACCCACGTAA
- a CDS encoding DNA-directed RNA polymerase subunit alpha — MKWKSIQMPRGVEAAEASKTYGRFVLEPLERGFGITLGNALRRVLLSSIQGSAITAVRFEGVLHEFSTIPGVYQDVTEICLNLKKVRLKLAGEAPKMMHLKAAKKGKLTAANIETGGDVEILNPDQFICELTEETKFSAELEVGFGRGYLPAEQNKRPGAPVGTIFLDSLFSPVYKVNYQIENTRLGQRVDYERLIMEIWTDGGVTAEEALSHAGQILNDHLSVLIKTDRPVQMAEESELDEETARMRNLLKTRVEELELSVRSANCLRAAGIETLGDLVRRSEPEMLEFRNFGRKSLTELHEVLGDLGLSFGMDISRYFPEGNN; from the coding sequence ATGAAGTGGAAAAGCATACAGATGCCCCGGGGCGTGGAGGCCGCCGAGGCCTCCAAGACGTACGGCCGTTTCGTTCTGGAGCCGTTGGAGCGGGGATTCGGCATCACGCTCGGGAATGCGCTGCGGCGGGTTTTGCTCTCCTCCATTCAGGGATCGGCGATCACCGCCGTACGCTTTGAAGGGGTTTTGCACGAATTCTCCACGATTCCGGGCGTATACCAGGACGTGACGGAAATCTGTTTGAACTTGAAGAAAGTCCGGCTTAAACTGGCGGGCGAAGCGCCCAAAATGATGCATTTGAAAGCGGCTAAAAAAGGGAAACTCACCGCCGCCAACATTGAAACCGGCGGGGACGTCGAAATTTTGAACCCCGACCAGTTCATCTGTGAACTGACCGAGGAGACCAAGTTTTCCGCCGAGCTGGAAGTCGGCTTCGGCCGCGGCTACCTCCCGGCCGAGCAGAACAAGCGCCCCGGTGCGCCGGTCGGCACGATTTTTTTGGATTCCCTTTTCTCCCCCGTGTACAAGGTCAATTACCAGATTGAAAACACCCGGCTGGGACAGCGGGTGGATTACGAGCGTTTGATTATGGAAATCTGGACGGATGGCGGCGTGACGGCGGAGGAGGCCTTGAGCCACGCCGGGCAGATTTTGAACGACCACCTTTCGGTTCTGATAAAAACCGACCGTCCCGTCCAAATGGCGGAGGAAAGCGAGCTGGACGAGGAGACCGCGCGGATGCGCAATCTTTTGAAAACCCGCGTGGAAGAGCTGGAACTTTCGGTCCGTTCGGCCAACTGCCTGCGGGCGGCCGGCATCGAGACGTTGGGGGATTTGGTGCGCCGTTCCGAGCCGGAGATGCTGGAGTTCCGCAATTTCGGCCGCAAGTCCTTGACCGAACTGCACGAGGTTTTGGGGGATTTGGGGCTTTCCTTCGGGATGGATATCTCCCGTTATTTTCCGGAGGGGAATAATTGA
- the rpsD gene encoding 30S ribosomal protein S4, whose translation MARYVGPSCRFCRREGEKLFLKGTRCFSDKCAFERRGYSPGEHGASKGGGRRKSSEYGQQLREKQKVRRLYGLLETQFHNMFERADRMKGITGENLLMLLECRLDNVVYRLGFAPSRKAARQLVRHRHFTVGGKVVDIPSYQVKPRDVIRVREESRNLDIIHQALKEQGRELALPYLRLDKARLEGELLDNPKRSEIPTLCSEQMIVELYSK comes from the coding sequence ATGGCGCGTTATGTAGGACCTTCCTGCCGCTTCTGCCGCCGGGAAGGGGAGAAACTTTTCTTGAAGGGAACCCGCTGTTTTTCGGACAAGTGCGCCTTTGAGCGGCGCGGCTATTCCCCCGGCGAGCACGGCGCCTCCAAGGGGGGCGGCCGACGCAAGAGTTCGGAATACGGCCAGCAGCTGCGCGAGAAGCAGAAAGTGCGCCGGCTGTACGGCCTTTTGGAAACCCAGTTTCACAATATGTTCGAGCGGGCCGACCGGATGAAGGGGATCACCGGCGAAAATCTTTTGATGCTTCTGGAATGCCGGCTGGACAATGTGGTGTACCGGCTGGGCTTCGCCCCTTCGCGCAAGGCGGCGCGCCAACTGGTGCGCCACCGCCATTTCACCGTCGGCGGAAAGGTGGTGGATATTCCCTCCTATCAGGTGAAACCGAGAGACGTTATCCGGGTGCGGGAGGAAAGCCGCAATCTGGACATTATCCACCAGGCCCTGAAGGAACAGGGGCGGGAGCTGGCGCTTCCCTATCTGCGGCTGGACAAAGCCCGGTTGGAAGGGGAGCTTCTGGATAACCCGAAACGCTCCGAGATTCCGACTTTGTGCTCGGAACAAATGATCGTCGAGCTGTATTCAAAATAA
- the rpsK gene encoding 30S ribosomal protein S11, producing MAEEVKKKPKKRQRRIEGICVAHVKATFNNTIVTITDPSGAVLCASSAGKNGFKGSKKSTPFAAQVAAEAAAREALEVGVKKVEVWVKGPGAGREAAIRSLAATGLEVLAIKDVSPLPHNGCRPPKRRRV from the coding sequence ATGGCGGAAGAGGTAAAAAAGAAACCAAAGAAAAGGCAGCGCCGGATCGAGGGGATTTGCGTGGCCCACGTGAAGGCGACCTTCAACAACACGATCGTCACCATCACCGACCCCTCCGGGGCGGTTTTGTGCGCCTCGTCGGCCGGGAAGAACGGCTTCAAGGGGTCCAAAAAATCGACCCCCTTCGCCGCCCAGGTGGCGGCGGAAGCGGCCGCCCGTGAAGCGCTCGAAGTGGGTGTGAAGAAGGTGGAAGTTTGGGTGAAGGGCCCGGGCGCGGGCCGGGAAGCGGCGATCCGCTCGCTGGCCGCGACCGGTCTGGAAGTCCTGGCCATCAAGGACGTGAGCCCGCTGCCCCACAACGGCTGCCGGCCGCCGAAACGGAGAAGGGTGTAA